A part of Ammoniphilus oxalaticus genomic DNA contains:
- a CDS encoding S-layer homology domain-containing protein — translation MKKKFVYSCLAATLCFSTGLVGQAPAVFAADVSKVADKLMKENPKMIEDWKGAGATESEIKSFVDDVAKNVKTDGLTESNINERFLSSFMSVRGKHKNAVDAALETFSLDGLKPIRDSVKEEVLGNTNNSGGSSNGGSSSGGGGGTTNKNDKTDTDKSDEKQEEKVEEKPTPAPTPSTPVFSDIAGHWAEKEIVKMYEAGIVRGTDGKANPNNPITRAEFATLLVNLLDLKETTQMNFKDAKSDAWYYENLAKAYHAGLLRGYSADQIGPNDTITREQMASMVYSALKIKGVPVNTEKALTFTDANKIAPWAVESVKATHAAGIINGFPDKTFAPQGQATRAQAIVMISFLSNM, via the coding sequence ATGAAAAAGAAATTTGTTTATTCTTGTTTAGCGGCAACGCTTTGCTTTTCAACAGGACTTGTCGGACAGGCTCCCGCTGTTTTTGCGGCGGATGTCTCTAAGGTAGCCGATAAGCTGATGAAAGAAAATCCTAAAATGATTGAGGATTGGAAGGGCGCTGGGGCAACGGAAAGCGAAATAAAAAGTTTTGTTGATGATGTTGCTAAAAATGTGAAGACAGACGGGCTTACGGAGTCGAATATTAATGAACGGTTCTTGTCTTCATTTATGAGTGTGCGAGGTAAGCATAAAAACGCAGTTGATGCTGCCCTTGAAACTTTTTCGCTAGATGGCTTAAAGCCGATCCGGGATTCTGTTAAAGAAGAAGTATTAGGAAATACGAACAATTCAGGTGGTTCTAGCAATGGAGGTTCCTCATCCGGCGGTGGCGGTGGAACTACTAATAAAAATGATAAAACTGACACCGACAAATCCGATGAAAAACAAGAGGAGAAAGTAGAGGAAAAACCAACTCCCGCGCCTACACCATCAACACCTGTCTTTTCTGATATTGCAGGACATTGGGCTGAAAAAGAGATCGTGAAAATGTACGAGGCGGGGATTGTGAGGGGCACGGACGGGAAAGCGAATCCGAACAACCCAATCACGCGCGCGGAATTTGCGACTCTGTTGGTAAATCTACTTGATTTGAAAGAGACGACGCAAATGAACTTTAAAGATGCGAAGTCTGACGCATGGTACTATGAAAATCTTGCAAAAGCCTATCACGCAGGATTATTAAGAGGGTACAGCGCGGATCAAATCGGTCCAAACGATACAATCACACGCGAGCAAATGGCATCCATGGTGTACTCTGCATTAAAAATAAAGGGAGTGCCAGTGAACACGGAAAAAGCGTTAACATTTACAGACGCGAACAAAATTGCGCCGTGGGCTGTAGAATCGGTAAAAGCGACTCATGCAGCGGGGATCATCAATGGATTCCCAGACAAAACGTTTGCGCCACAAGGACAAGCGACCCGGGCTCAAGCGATCGTCATGATTTCTTTCTTATCAAACATGTAG
- a CDS encoding SIMPL domain-containing protein, giving the protein MNLFSMQNGSKGLVVRVALSLALVGGLAAHFQATPVSAATEVARNTITVAGKGDVLMTPDVAYVQFGLITEGQSAQQAQQKNAELFKEIQAAIKQQGVGEADVKTSRYDTHPDYRWENEQNVLKGYRSEHILEVTYREMDQIGSLLDAVSKAGANRIESVRFGAEKVDEYEMIALQKAVDHARKKADALAKGLGKQVKEVVAIQEFGTVAPLQYRNAMSIAADGEAAMQNSTATTINHGQLTLTSQVQVTFEF; this is encoded by the coding sequence ATGAATTTATTTTCAATGCAAAACGGATCGAAGGGATTGGTTGTTCGTGTAGCGTTATCCCTGGCTTTGGTTGGTGGGTTGGCCGCCCATTTTCAGGCTACGCCAGTGAGCGCGGCGACTGAAGTTGCGCGAAATACCATTACTGTCGCTGGAAAAGGGGATGTTTTGATGACTCCGGATGTGGCGTATGTTCAGTTCGGACTCATCACGGAAGGTCAGTCCGCTCAACAAGCTCAACAAAAAAACGCTGAATTATTTAAAGAAATCCAAGCGGCGATCAAGCAACAAGGGGTTGGTGAAGCGGATGTGAAAACATCCCGTTACGACACACACCCCGATTATCGCTGGGAAAATGAACAAAACGTCCTGAAAGGGTATCGTTCCGAACACATCTTGGAAGTTACATATCGTGAGATGGATCAGATTGGATCGTTGTTAGACGCCGTCTCCAAAGCAGGAGCAAATCGAATTGAAAGCGTGCGGTTCGGCGCGGAAAAAGTGGATGAATATGAAATGATCGCGCTGCAAAAAGCAGTGGATCACGCTAGAAAAAAGGCGGACGCGTTAGCCAAAGGTTTAGGCAAACAGGTCAAAGAAGTTGTTGCCATCCAAGAATTTGGAACTGTCGCTCCGCTACAGTATCGCAACGCAATGTCAATTGCAGCTGACGGAGAAGCCGCCATGCAAAATTCAACAGCAACAACAATTAATCACGGTCAATTGACCCTCACTTCACAAGTACAAGTTACATTTGAATTTTAA
- a CDS encoding decaprenyl-phosphate phosphoribosyltransferase yields MIRQLRPKQWTKNLLVFAAVVFAGKFLDIDSVFDSLLAFVCFSFIASTVYIFNDYMDIEKDRLHPEKAKRPLASGELKKSTAAIVALLLFSVSMVGSYALHPTFFVILCFYFIVNALYSVWLKHVVIIDVMIIALGFVLRGFSGAVVIEVEMTSWFILCTMLLALFLALSKRRHELELFAEDPARQRKVLEHYSRGLLDQMISIVTSATIMSYSLYTATVSDDVQMMWTIPFVVYGIFRYLYLVHMKDGGGSPERVLLDDKHILVTVVLYALSVMFIKLYY; encoded by the coding sequence ATTATACGTCAGTTGCGTCCCAAACAGTGGACTAAAAATTTACTCGTTTTCGCCGCGGTTGTGTTCGCGGGGAAGTTTCTAGATATTGATTCCGTTTTTGATTCGTTGCTGGCATTCGTATGTTTTTCGTTCATTGCCAGTACTGTTTATATTTTCAACGATTACATGGATATCGAAAAGGATCGCTTGCACCCAGAAAAAGCAAAGCGCCCACTTGCGTCCGGAGAGTTAAAAAAGTCAACGGCGGCAATCGTCGCCTTATTGCTTTTTTCCGTCTCGATGGTTGGTTCGTATGCGCTGCATCCTACCTTTTTCGTGATTCTCTGTTTCTATTTTATCGTCAATGCGTTGTATTCGGTCTGGCTCAAACACGTTGTCATCATCGATGTGATGATCATTGCCTTGGGCTTCGTGTTGCGTGGATTTTCTGGAGCGGTCGTAATCGAAGTTGAAATGACGTCCTGGTTTATCCTGTGCACGATGTTACTCGCTCTGTTTTTAGCGCTGAGCAAAAGGCGTCACGAACTCGAATTGTTCGCGGAAGATCCCGCTCGTCAACGAAAAGTGCTCGAACATTATTCGCGCGGATTACTCGATCAGATGATTTCCATCGTCACCTCAGCGACGATTATGAGCTATTCGCTCTATACAGCGACGGTGAGCGATGATGTGCAGATGATGTGGACGATTCCGTTTGTCGTTTACGGCATTTTTCGCTATCTTTACCTTGTGCACATGAAAGACGGCGGGGGCAGTCCTGAGCGTGTGTTGCTTGACGACAAACATATTCTCGTCACCGTTGTGTTGTATGCGTTGAGCGTGATGTTTATTAAATTATACTATTAG
- a CDS encoding lysylphosphatidylglycerol synthase transmembrane domain-containing protein — translation MDTTRLKKRFGYGLAFGFLVIVGFSIWGDFRQLQDQLIQFQWGLLPLIFLCTLLGYALRFVKWELYLRTLQIRLTIRESAVVFLSGLAMTITPGKAGELLKASFLQRLKNTPFERAAPIVVAERVTDLVAMLLLAGWGLTRFSEGIWLLVLTSIVLLSGMIILQFRGLCQRLMDRLRKMLKSKGHWVDRIERFYDSSFVLFRFSTFALTSLISVISWLFECLAFHLIFSGLGLTQPFVDAVYIFSFSTIAGAVSMLPGGLGIAETSMVRLLIGIGVESGEALVATLFGRFATLWFGVFLGIVVWFGWGNRLIQKKGEERQ, via the coding sequence ATGGATACAACTCGATTAAAAAAGCGTTTTGGCTATGGTCTCGCGTTTGGCTTTCTCGTCATCGTCGGTTTTTCGATTTGGGGGGATTTTCGTCAATTGCAGGACCAGCTGATTCAATTCCAATGGGGCCTGTTGCCCCTTATTTTTCTGTGTACATTGCTCGGTTACGCCTTGCGTTTTGTCAAATGGGAGCTGTACCTGCGCACATTGCAGATCCGTCTAACGATTCGCGAAAGCGCGGTCGTTTTTTTGAGCGGGTTGGCGATGACGATCACCCCTGGAAAAGCGGGTGAGTTGTTGAAAGCATCTTTTTTACAACGGTTGAAAAATACGCCGTTCGAGCGAGCCGCCCCGATTGTCGTTGCCGAGCGGGTGACGGATTTAGTGGCCATGTTGTTGCTCGCTGGCTGGGGACTCACTCGGTTTAGCGAAGGAATATGGTTGTTGGTCTTAACGAGCATCGTGTTGTTGTCGGGGATGATTATCCTTCAATTCCGTGGGTTGTGCCAACGTTTAATGGACCGATTAAGAAAAATGTTGAAAAGCAAAGGGCATTGGGTCGATCGGATCGAGCGTTTTTACGATAGCTCGTTCGTTTTATTCCGCTTTTCAACTTTTGCGCTGACTTCGTTGATCAGTGTCATCTCGTGGTTATTCGAGTGTCTCGCCTTTCACCTCATTTTCAGCGGACTTGGCCTGACACAACCGTTTGTTGACGCTGTGTACATCTTTTCCTTTTCGACGATTGCGGGGGCTGTTTCGATGTTGCCTGGCGGACTCGGGATCGCTGAAACGAGCATGGTCCGCTTGTTGATTGGGATTGGCGTGGAAAGCGGGGAAGCGTTGGTCGCCACGTTATTCGGTCGGTTTGCGACATTGTGGTTCGGCGTGTTCCTCGGCATTGTCGTTTGGTTCGGTTGGGGTAATCGTTTGATTCAAAAAAAGGGGGAAGAGCGGCAATGA
- a CDS encoding divergent PAP2 family protein, whose product MNVTWIYAVLPLIAWFCSGVLKFAINYARFGAEARERIGNGGFPSTHTTVVSSAVMLIGFKEGFNTPLFSLGLAFLMITIIDATGVRRAVGDHAQHLNRLIKPSQQKKLRESQGHTKWEALGGLALGALLGYIGAWIP is encoded by the coding sequence ATGAATGTAACGTGGATTTATGCGGTTTTGCCCCTGATCGCTTGGTTTTGTTCAGGAGTCCTGAAATTCGCAATCAACTATGCGCGGTTTGGCGCGGAAGCCCGCGAGCGGATTGGCAACGGCGGCTTCCCGAGCACACATACGACCGTCGTTAGTTCGGCGGTGATGTTAATCGGTTTTAAGGAAGGGTTCAACACCCCTTTATTTTCGCTCGGTCTCGCCTTTTTGATGATCACGATCATCGATGCGACAGGGGTGCGGCGCGCGGTGGGCGATCATGCCCAACATCTTAATCGACTGATTAAACCGTCTCAACAGAAAAAACTGCGAGAAAGTCAAGGACACACAAAATGGGAGGCGCTCGGCGGCTTAGCGCTTGGGGCTCTATTGGGTTACATCGGAGCGTGGATACCATGA
- a CDS encoding diguanylate cyclase: MKRIVKDLFVNGSIIISFLFLGGQLFKGETSTKSKINGKVLLGISCGLLGAVLMLFAIQVKEMIVDMRVVALAIATVYGGWIASLVAASIMIVARFLILGVNYISLIAAGGILGVCLFGVIVRRFNTLSTFQKYALVNVFGICYSFFVFSIVVDQRDELIALCIHYGWISILTASYSYFVADYLFKSYELFKRYEKESKVDYLTGLYNVRQFDALFNDQLRMVQERKEVLSMLMIDIDHFKNVNDTYGHGDSDLVLQKMGEVLKETVRGFDIVARHGGEEFAILLLDCPHERAQDIAERIRLAVEETEFPISEDRMIRITISIGLATYPETTTNTQQIIHQADTALYAAKRSGRNRVCAAEAM; this comes from the coding sequence GTGAAGAGGATCGTTAAAGATTTGTTCGTCAACGGTTCGATCATTATTTCGTTTCTCTTTTTGGGAGGACAACTTTTTAAAGGTGAAACATCGACGAAGTCGAAGATAAATGGAAAAGTGTTATTGGGGATATCGTGCGGCTTGTTGGGCGCCGTTCTCATGCTTTTTGCGATTCAAGTTAAAGAGATGATCGTCGATATGAGGGTCGTCGCCCTCGCGATTGCCACGGTTTACGGCGGTTGGATCGCATCACTTGTTGCCGCGTCGATTATGATTGTGGCCCGCTTCCTCATATTGGGCGTCAATTACATTTCTTTGATCGCGGCAGGAGGCATCCTCGGTGTATGTTTATTTGGTGTAATCGTCAGGCGTTTTAATACGTTATCCACGTTTCAAAAGTACGCTTTAGTGAATGTGTTCGGGATTTGTTACAGCTTTTTTGTGTTCTCCATCGTCGTTGATCAACGCGATGAGTTGATTGCGTTATGTATCCATTACGGTTGGATTTCTATTTTGACTGCATCGTACAGTTATTTTGTCGCGGACTACTTATTTAAATCTTACGAGCTTTTTAAGAGGTATGAAAAAGAATCCAAGGTCGATTACTTAACTGGGTTGTATAATGTGCGCCAATTTGATGCGTTGTTCAATGACCAGCTACGGATGGTTCAAGAGCGTAAAGAGGTCCTTTCTATGTTGATGATTGATATCGATCATTTTAAAAACGTCAATGATACATACGGTCACGGCGACAGCGATTTGGTTTTGCAAAAAATGGGTGAGGTTCTAAAAGAGACAGTCCGTGGCTTTGACATCGTTGCTCGCCATGGAGGCGAAGAATTTGCCATTTTGCTGCTGGATTGTCCACATGAACGGGCCCAAGACATAGCGGAAAGGATTCGCCTTGCCGTTGAGGAAACGGAATTTCCGATTTCGGAAGATCGCATGATACGTATAACCATCTCGATCGGACTTGCCACTTATCCTGAAACAACAACCAACACACAACAAATCATCCACCAGGCCGATACAGCTTTATACGCTGCTAAACGATCTGGTCGCAACCGTGTATGCGCGGCCGAGGCCATGTAG
- a CDS encoding superoxide dismutase family protein has product MKRFVSGVILGTFLTSGAAFAAVKGDISSMKILLSGQEKMTSYGGPVVIDGRTYLPLRDVSGWFNRPVYWNEQTRTVSIDQPLVTLIDSNGKEIGAILLKQEAGGVNLTLEAVGLTPGKHGFHIHASSFTGTDFSEAGGHFNPDGAKHGYNHRDHEGDAHLGDLGNIEVAVDGSVKTEIFVPRATLEKGHPNSILGKSFIIHAEEDDLTTDPAGNAGDRVAGGNIPE; this is encoded by the coding sequence ATGAAAAGATTTGTGAGTGGTGTGATTCTTGGAACGTTTTTGACGAGTGGAGCTGCTTTTGCCGCGGTGAAGGGGGACATCAGTAGTATGAAAATATTACTTAGTGGACAAGAGAAGATGACTTCTTATGGCGGCCCCGTCGTGATCGATGGTCGTACCTATCTTCCGCTTCGTGATGTAAGTGGCTGGTTCAACAGGCCTGTTTATTGGAATGAGCAAACGCGGACGGTATCGATCGATCAACCGCTGGTGACGCTCATCGATTCAAATGGTAAAGAAATCGGAGCGATATTGCTGAAGCAAGAGGCGGGCGGTGTGAACCTAACTCTTGAAGCGGTTGGATTGACGCCTGGTAAACATGGTTTCCACATCCATGCCTCATCCTTTACTGGGACTGATTTTTCGGAGGCGGGTGGACACTTTAATCCAGACGGCGCGAAACACGGATATAATCATCGAGATCATGAAGGGGATGCCCATCTTGGTGATCTTGGTAACATCGAGGTCGCGGTGGATGGCTCGGTAAAAACGGAAATTTTCGTCCCTCGAGCGACATTGGAAAAAGGACATCCCAATTCGATCCTTGGCAAATCGTTTATTATCCATGCGGAAGAAGATGATCTAACGACAGACCCAGCTGGAAACGCAGGGGACCGTGTCGCTGGCGGGAATATCCCGGAATAA
- a CDS encoding RNA chaperone Hfq, whose translation MAEKVKMNVQQDEVLNESKVNSKQVKFILKNGVHMDGIVEAFDRYVVVIRQEGDKQAMIYKSAFSTIIS comes from the coding sequence ATGGCAGAGAAAGTGAAAATGAATGTCCAACAAGATGAAGTATTGAACGAATCAAAAGTAAACAGCAAACAAGTTAAATTTATTTTGAAAAATGGCGTACATATGGATGGCATCGTAGAGGCGTTTGATCGTTATGTCGTCGTCATTCGTCAAGAAGGGGACAAGCAGGCGATGATTTATAAATCTGCTTTTTCCACGATCATCTCATAG
- a CDS encoding Lrp/AsnC family transcriptional regulator — protein MKKEKLIELLCLLEQDGRQTNERLATLLNVTVEEVVEAIAYLEKEQIILRYPALINWDKIQGDEQVTAMIEVKVTPQRDRGFDEIAERIYRFPEVNALYLMSGSYDLSVIIEGKSMREVALFVAQKLSTLDPVISTATHFILKTYKHDGVIYEKGDDDRRMVVSP, from the coding sequence GTGAAAAAGGAAAAGTTGATCGAACTCCTTTGTTTGCTCGAACAAGACGGACGTCAAACGAATGAGCGCCTAGCGACATTACTTAATGTGACGGTCGAAGAAGTTGTCGAGGCGATTGCCTATTTAGAAAAAGAACAGATCATCCTCCGTTATCCTGCCTTAATTAATTGGGACAAAATTCAAGGTGATGAACAAGTGACGGCGATGATCGAAGTGAAAGTGACGCCGCAGCGTGATCGGGGTTTTGATGAGATTGCGGAACGCATCTATCGCTTCCCTGAAGTGAACGCGCTTTACTTGATGTCCGGATCTTATGATCTGTCGGTCATTATCGAGGGAAAAAGCATGCGCGAGGTGGCCTTGTTTGTCGCTCAGAAGCTCTCCACATTAGATCCGGTCATTTCAACCGCGACTCATTTCATTTTAAAAACGTACAAGCATGATGGAGTTATTTATGAAAAAGGCGACGATGACCGCAGGATGGTCGTGAGCCCATGA
- a CDS encoding aminotransferase produces the protein MNPRLSQTIQSIPPSGIRKYFELASTMEDVISLGVGEPDFVTPWSIREASISMLERGHTSYTSNSGLPELRFEIAHYLANAFNLSYSDQNQVLVTVGASEAIDLALRAILDPGDEVLIVEPCYVSYEPVVKLAGGVPVGVPTDAQTDFKLTAAHIEAKVTPKTKAIIFCYPNNPTGATMTKEDWEPIVSLIEKHNLLALSDEIYAELSYDIPHTSLAEMPGMKERTILISGFSKAFAMTGWRIGFVAGPEDIVEAMTKIHQYTMLCAPVMGQWAAVEALRNGMKHKDEMVTSYRQRRNFITEAFNEIGLDCLLPEGAFYAFPSIRSTGLTSDQFAEQLITDAHVAVVPGHVFGEGGEGHIRCSYATSLQNIEKAVERIGEFLKQNK, from the coding sequence ATGAACCCGCGCTTATCACAAACCATTCAATCGATCCCCCCTTCCGGCATTCGAAAATATTTCGAATTGGCGAGCACGATGGAAGATGTCATTTCACTGGGGGTTGGTGAACCTGATTTCGTGACTCCGTGGTCGATTCGCGAAGCGAGCATTTCCATGTTAGAGAGGGGACACACATCTTACACGTCGAATAGCGGACTTCCTGAATTGCGTTTTGAAATTGCTCATTATTTAGCGAATGCGTTCAATCTTTCGTACAGTGATCAAAACCAAGTGTTGGTGACGGTCGGGGCGAGCGAGGCGATTGACCTGGCATTGCGGGCGATTCTCGATCCAGGCGATGAAGTGCTGATCGTCGAACCGTGTTATGTATCGTATGAACCCGTCGTCAAACTAGCGGGCGGCGTCCCTGTTGGGGTCCCAACCGATGCGCAGACTGATTTTAAATTGACCGCAGCTCATATTGAGGCGAAGGTGACGCCGAAAACGAAAGCGATCATTTTTTGTTATCCGAACAATCCAACGGGGGCGACGATGACGAAAGAAGATTGGGAACCGATCGTCAGCCTCATCGAAAAACATAACTTGTTAGCGCTATCCGATGAAATCTATGCGGAGTTAAGCTACGATATACCTCACACGAGCCTTGCGGAAATGCCTGGCATGAAAGAGCGGACAATTCTTATCTCGGGTTTTTCAAAAGCGTTCGCGATGACGGGCTGGCGGATCGGCTTCGTTGCTGGACCCGAAGATATCGTGGAAGCGATGACCAAAATTCATCAATACACGATGCTGTGCGCCCCTGTGATGGGTCAGTGGGCGGCGGTTGAAGCGTTGCGTAATGGAATGAAGCACAAAGATGAAATGGTGACCAGCTATCGGCAACGCCGCAATTTCATTACAGAAGCGTTTAATGAGATTGGACTGGACTGCCTTTTGCCAGAAGGGGCCTTCTACGCATTCCCATCGATCCGTTCAACAGGACTCACATCCGACCAATTCGCCGAACAACTGATTACTGACGCGCATGTCGCTGTTGTGCCAGGGCATGTGTTCGGGGAAGGCGGCGAGGGACATATTCGTTGTTCCTATGCCACATCCTTGCAAAACATTGAAAAAGCGGTCGAGCGGATTGGGGAGTTTTTAAAGCAGAACAAATAA
- a CDS encoding WecB/TagA/CpsF family glycosyltransferase, with translation MKRVTILGVSFSKLNMEETLNKLTNVVASDSNKPYHVITANPEIVVGADQDPDLKQITDQADLITPDGIGIVIASRWQGDPVAERVAGYDLLLNLLERGNELGWSFFFLGTSEEANQEATAIIHERYPNLIIAGRHHGFFKDKEAELIEQINEARPDVLVVALGAPRQEQWIFKQKENLHTKIAIGVGGSLDVIAGKVKRAPIFWQKLNLEWFYRLVMQPTRWKRQLALPKFAIKAYFEAKRK, from the coding sequence ATGAAACGAGTAACCATCTTGGGAGTTTCTTTTTCCAAATTAAATATGGAAGAGACGCTGAACAAGCTAACCAACGTTGTTGCCAGCGACTCGAACAAGCCTTACCACGTCATCACCGCCAATCCAGAAATTGTCGTTGGAGCGGATCAAGATCCGGATCTCAAGCAAATTACCGATCAAGCGGATCTAATCACGCCGGACGGGATTGGGATTGTCATCGCCTCCAGATGGCAAGGCGATCCTGTCGCGGAACGGGTGGCGGGCTACGATTTATTGCTCAACTTATTAGAGCGGGGCAACGAGCTCGGCTGGTCCTTCTTTTTCTTAGGGACGAGCGAAGAGGCGAATCAAGAGGCAACAGCGATCATTCATGAGCGCTATCCAAACTTGATCATCGCAGGACGTCATCACGGTTTCTTTAAAGACAAAGAAGCGGAATTGATTGAACAGATCAACGAAGCGCGTCCCGATGTTTTGGTTGTCGCGCTAGGGGCGCCAAGGCAAGAACAGTGGATTTTTAAACAAAAAGAAAACTTACATACAAAAATCGCAATCGGCGTCGGCGGCAGCCTTGATGTCATCGCGGGTAAAGTGAAGCGAGCGCCGATCTTCTGGCAAAAGTTAAATCTAGAATGGTTTTACCGACTCGTCATGCAACCAACGCGGTGGAAAAGACAGCTTGCCTTGCCTAAATTTGCGATAAAAGCCTATTTCGAAGCAAAAAGGAAATGA
- a CDS encoding glycosyltransferase family 4 protein — protein sequence MAVYVMYLAIAMALTLVATPLVKKLAVRWGAVDKPDHRKVHTRIMPRLGGLAIYISFAICFFLFVPKTKEALSIFIGGTIIVITGAIDDRYQISPKAKLLGQIIAATIVMVGGLRVELFNLPFDGQINFSWLLSIPITMLWVVGVTNAVNLIDGLDGLAAGVSGIALLAMSVMAFMMANTLAILFGVILLGAVIGFLFFNFHPAKIFMGDTGSLFLGFNLAALSVLGFKQVALMAFIVPILILGVPLSDTFYAIVRRWLHKEPIFQPDKNHLHHCLLSMGYSHRKTVIVIYSISAVFALSAVLLSQSKQWAAVIFIGVLLILLEMGSEAVGLMGKKTGPLLRFVRLFRVREERLENTRSGK from the coding sequence ATGGCAGTTTATGTCATGTATCTTGCTATTGCTATGGCTCTAACATTAGTCGCAACTCCATTAGTCAAAAAGCTAGCCGTCCGTTGGGGCGCTGTAGATAAACCGGATCATCGAAAAGTACATACGCGGATCATGCCGCGCTTAGGTGGACTAGCTATCTATATTAGTTTTGCCATCTGTTTTTTCTTGTTCGTGCCAAAAACAAAAGAAGCGCTTAGTATTTTTATTGGAGGAACGATCATTGTTATCACGGGAGCAATCGATGATCGTTACCAAATCTCGCCGAAAGCAAAGTTGCTCGGTCAAATTATTGCTGCGACGATCGTGATGGTTGGTGGGTTGCGCGTCGAGTTGTTCAACCTACCGTTTGATGGTCAAATTAATTTTAGCTGGCTGCTCAGTATTCCGATCACGATGTTGTGGGTAGTCGGGGTGACCAATGCAGTCAACCTAATTGACGGATTAGATGGTTTGGCGGCAGGCGTATCGGGGATTGCCTTGCTGGCGATGTCCGTGATGGCCTTCATGATGGCGAACACACTGGCGATTTTGTTCGGTGTGATCCTGCTTGGGGCCGTGATCGGATTTCTATTTTTCAATTTTCACCCCGCCAAAATATTTATGGGGGATACCGGGTCGCTATTTCTAGGTTTTAATCTGGCGGCGCTATCCGTGTTAGGATTCAAGCAAGTTGCTTTAATGGCGTTCATCGTGCCAATCTTGATTCTTGGCGTACCGCTATCTGACACCTTTTATGCGATCGTGCGCAGATGGCTACATAAAGAACCGATCTTTCAACCGGACAAAAACCATTTGCATCACTGTCTGCTTTCAATGGGTTATTCCCACCGAAAAACAGTGATCGTTATTTATTCGATCAGCGCTGTGTTCGCATTGTCGGCCGTACTGTTGTCTCAGTCGAAGCAGTGGGCAGCTGTCATTTTTATTGGCGTCTTGCTTATCTTATTGGAGATGGGTTCCGAGGCAGTCGGCTTAATGGGAAAAAAGACGGGACCGCTATTAAGGTTTGTACGACTGTTCCGAGTGCGTGAAGAACGCCTAGAGAACACGCGATCAGGAAAATAG